The sequence GAATAGAAGAATTGCTGAACTAGAGTTCAATCGTGATCATGACTTTGTGGGGAGTGATTCAGATCGCTCCAGTGATCTGTCTGATACGAGTCCTTTCGCCAATGCGCCGAGAGGATTCCAAAGGGGTAATCGAGATGATCCCTTACGGAACCTGGGAGTAAAGATTGAGATTCCTGTAAAGTTTACAGGTGTCTTACAACCGGATGATTTTCTTGACTGGCTAAGTACGGTGGAACGCATCTTTGACTTGCGTGACGTTCCTGAGCACTTGAAAGTCAAGTTAGTCGCAATAAAGTTAAGAAAGCATGCTTCGTTGTGGTGGGATAATGTTAAAAAGAATCGAGCTTTAGCGGGGAAATCAAAAATCGAGACGTGGGAAAAGATGAAGAAGTTGTTAAAAAACAAATTTCTACCAGGAAACTATCGACAAGAAGCATTCTTGGAGTACCATGCACTTCAACAAAAGTCCTTAAGTGTTGAAGAATTGATTAGGGAGTTCGATAAGCTACGTATTCGGTGTGATTCAAACGAAGAAGAAGAGCAGTTGATTGCAAGATTTTTGGGAGCCTTAAATCCAGAAATTTCGAATGTGGTAACTTTACAACCATTCTCGTCGTTTAATGATGTTTGTAAGCTAGCTTTGAAAGTTGAGAAGCAGTTAATCAGAGGCAAAACCCGAGCTCCTTTTTCACGATTTCCACCTGTTAACAAGGCTAGTCCAGTAACGGTAGATAAAGGAAAACGAGAACAACCATCATCTAGTGCTGGTcccaataataatgctaataacgtCCGGGCTCCTCGATGTTTTAAGTGTAATGGAATGGGTCATTACTCACGTGACTGCCCAAACCAACGCACCTTTACCACGCGGGACGATCATGACGAACCAAAGTATGATACAGAAGAAGATGAAGGGGACACGAAACTAGATCAGGAGGAGTTAGTCTACCCGGATCAAGGAGAAGCGTTAGTCGTGCATCGAGCTTTGAATGCTATCCCCGTACCTACAACTGATGAACATGCTTGGCTACGAAATAATATTTTTCGAACTCGGGTCACCACCGAGGGAAAGGTATGTAATATGATTATTGATGGTGGCAGTTGCGAGAATATGGTATCAAATGAGATGGTGGAAAAGTTGGGTTTAAAGGCAGAAGATCATCCCGAACCATATCAGTTAACTTGGTTAAAGAAAGGAAACCGTATAAAGGTGACGAAAAGGTGTCTTGTTAGATTCTCAATCGGGAAAAAATACAAGGATGAGGTATGGTGTGAAGTTATTCCCATGGATGTGTGTCACCTTCTTCTAGGTCGACCATGGAAATTTGATCGACGAACGAAACATGATGGTTTTAAAAACACTTACACTTTTTGGAAAGATGGTGTGCAGGTAACACTGGTCCCCTGGGATCATCGGCAACAACCACTAGAAGCGATTATACATTAATTTTAAGTCGATCCGAGTTTGAGCACACGGTCAAATTAGCACCTTTGATTTTTGCATTGGTTGTTGCAGAAACAAATGAAGTTGCGGATAAGGTACCTGACCAAGTTAAGCCACTCCTATGGGAATTTGCAGATGTTATACCCGAAGAAATTCCTCCTGGATTGCCGATAATGCGCGATGTGCAACATTGCATCGACTTGATCCCAGGTTCGTCAATACCGAATAAACCTGCATATAGGATGAACCCGGCGGAATACGAAGAACTATAAAAGCAAGTTTCTGAGTTATTGGCGAAAGGGTTGATTCGCGAAAGTATGAGTCCTTGTGCCGTTCCGGCACTTCTGGTTCCTAAACAAGGTGGAGCGTTTAGGATGTGTATCGATAGTCGAGCAGTTAACAAGATCACTATTAAGTACCGTTTTCCTATTCCTAGGTTCGATGACTTATTGGATCAGTTACACGGCGCTATTGTGTTTTCAAAAATTGACTTGAGGAGTGGCTATCACCAAATAAGAATGCGACCAGGAGATGAGTGGAAGACGACTTTTAAGACTCGGGACGGGTTATATGAAtggatggttatgccatttgggttgtccAACGCACCAAGTACGTTTATGAGGTTGATGAATCAAGTCTTTAAGCCTTTTATTGAAAAATTCGTTGTTGTGTACTTTGACGATATCCTCATATACAGTTCCTCAACCGAGCAACACTTGTCTCATCTTAAGCAAGTATTTAACACATTGAGGGATCAGAAACTATATGCAAATGGTAAAAAAATGCCACTTCCTGACATCAGAAGTGAGATTCCTCGGGTACGTTGTGTCGGGCAAGGGTATACGCATGGATGAAGGCAAGATTGAGGCTATTCTGAATTGGCCAATCCCGACATCCCTCCACGATATACGCAGTTTTCACGGGTTAGCttctttttaccgacgtttcataaagaaCTTGCTCCTGTTACAGAATGCATGAAAGGTGGGAGATATACTTGGAACGATGCGGCTACAACAGCTTTTAATGATTTAAAAGCTAAGGTAACTCAAGCACCCGTGCTCGCATTACCCAATTTCGAGGAAGTTTTTCATGTTGAATGTGATGCATCCGGAGTTGGGATTGGAGGGGTTTTAAGCCAAAATAATCGACCTGTTGCGTTCTTTAGTGAGAAACGAAATGATGCCCGACGACGATATTCAACTTACGACCGCGAATTTTATGCTATTGTTAGATGCCTTGAAGTGTGGAGGCATTACTTATTTCCAGCTGAGTTTGTCCTTTACTCCGATCATGAATCTTTAAAATACATACATGGGCAACATAAATTAAACGCTAGACACGTAAAATGGGTAGAATCGTTACAAGCTTATTCATTCGTTATTCAGCACAAAGCGGGAGCTCAAAATCAAGTCGCAGACGCCCTTAGTAGGCGCTATTCATTGATTTCCACTATGCATATCCAGGTTTGCGGTTTTGACTCTTGGAAGTCTATGTATGCAACAGATCGTGACTTCAAAGATTTATGGGCAACGTATACTAAGGGTTCTCACCCactgtttaatattaataatgggtATTTGTTCAAGGGGACTAGAATTTGTGTTCCAAGTGGATCTGTTAGAGAAATGGTGATTCTTGAAGGGCATGCAGGAAGTCTTGGGGGCCACTTTGGCATGAACAAAACTTTTCTACTTCTCAAGCCTAATTTTTATTGGCCACATATGGAGCGCGATGTTAACCGAGTAGTCGCCCGATGTCGTGTTTGTCATATCGCAAAAACACAAAGTAACAATTCAGGCTTGTACATGCCGTTACCAGTACCTCTCCAACCATGGGAAGATATTAGTCTCGACTTCATTCTCGGTCTGCCCCGTACTCAACGACAAAAGGATTCCGTGATGGTAGTTGTTGACAGGTTTTCCAAGATGGCCTATTTTATTGCTTGTGTAAAAACATTGATGCAAGTCAGATTGCCCGGCTTTATTTCTCGGAGATTGTTCGTTATACCGAAGACTTTGACGTTTGATCGAGATGTAAAATTTGTTAGTCACTTTTGGCGAACTTTATGGGCACGAGTGGGGTCAAAGTTGCAATTTAGTAGCTCTCaccacccacaaacggatggtcaaacagaGGTTGTTAATCGTAGCTTGGGTAATCTTTTGAGAAGTTTAGTTGGAGACCATCCGAAGCAATGGGATATTGTATTACCTCATGCAGAATTCGCGTACAATCGGTCCACTAATCGTACTACGGGGAAAAGTCCATTTGAGATTGTGTATGGCATTAATCCGGTTACCCCACTTGACTTTCATCCTGAGCCGGTGCGTGATAAAATAATCTGCCAAAATAATGCATATAAATCTCGTGTGGACAAGCATCGGAAAAAAGTTGTTTATAATGTTGGGGATCTTGTGTGGATCCATCTTCGCAAAGAGCGGTTTAGTGCGGGACGTTTCGGAAAGTTAAAACCTCGAGCGGATGGTCCTTTTCGGGTGTTAGCACGTGTTAATGATAATGCATATAAGATTGAGCTACCAGGCCATTACAATGTGTCGGCAACTTTCAATGTTGCTGATTTGTCCCCGTATATTGAGGAATGTGGAGATGACTTAGACTCGTAGACGAGTCTTTCCGACGAAGGAGGGAATGATGCAGGATCACCTAGTAAAGATGCAGTTCAAAGGTGGGCCAAGGTTTACCAGCGTCGACCCAAGAAGGTATTGGGCCTGCAAGAATTTTTAAAGCTGGAAGATGTTCAATTAGGCCTTAAATAATGAACCTGACTTACCAGTTACCAGGAAGGCAAGGAAAACTCAAAAGGCTGAAAATTCTAGAAGAAATCTTTTCCTATTCctgttttttttaatatttaaactttCGTTTGAGTTGTCTGCTAGGCAGCTTTTGgattatatatcaaataaaaagTTCACGTTATTTTCTCTATTGATTGCTCTAGTCATTAATATGTTAGGTTATAAATAAAATAAGCCAGCAGAAATGTCAACAATGTGATTGTTGTTAACCCTAATACGCTTATCATACAAATACTCTGTAAATTTGTATACAATTAATGCATATATGTGagattgggttatgttgttgttgttgcataTACAATTTGATGATTATCATTGTGTTCTTAGAAATTATACTTTGATTCCACATTTTTAAGTTTCCAAGTTCATAAACTAGGATTCGATAACATGTATCAAAGCAAGTTAAGATTTAGTTGTTAATATATAATCTTAAAAAGATAAGTTTGTAGCCAAAAGACTACACTATATTCATATCAACAAAGACAACTCAAGTAATTATGGCCGGAAAAGGTGTCCTAATGTTTTTCTGAACGGGATTGGCTAACTAGAAACTTAAGGTTGAATGGCACCTATAGGGCATTCATGATGAGATGATAAAGGTATCAGCTGAAGGTCCAGTTGTTCGTTTGTTTTAGTAGGTTTAGTTTAATTTTCTCAAGCCTCGTTGTCTATTTTATAGCCCGTTTGCCCCTTTCTTTGTCCTAGAAAAGGATTGCTTTATAGTATTAGTTTTTTagccaaaaagaaaagaaaaagaaaaaaactgAAGGCCCAATCAAAGCTGGTAACATTATATTTAGGAGTTTATATTTCCACTTTTTCCTATAAATCTACTACAATTCAATGTTATGTTCCAGAAATACCCTCCAATACATACTATTACGAAGTAATAAATTTGTGCAAGACATCATTTAAGGGCACCTTAGTAAATTTGAGTAGATCTATCAAAATCCATGTTAGAAATATCATCTCCCTT comes from Rutidosis leptorrhynchoides isolate AG116_Rl617_1_P2 chromosome 4, CSIRO_AGI_Rlap_v1, whole genome shotgun sequence and encodes:
- the LOC139840685 gene encoding uncharacterized protein encodes the protein MRSPSKDAVQRWVKVYQRRSKKSLFGIRAQVATERMHRGGYHRVPLRRNAHRGKEDDPRDAEIDRLNRRIAELEFNRDHDFVGSDSDRSSDLSDTSPFANAPRGFQRGNRDDPLRNLGVKIEIPVKFTGVLQPDDFLDWLSTVERIFDLRDVPEHLKVKLVAIKLRKHASLWWDNVKKNRALAGKSKIETWEKMKKLLKNKFLPGNYRQEAFLEYHALQQKSLSVEELIREFDKLRIRCDSNEEEEQLIARFLGALNPEISNVVTLQPFSSFNDVCKLALKVEKQLIRGKTRAPFSRFPPVNKASPVTVDKGKREQPSSSAGPNNNANNVRAPRCFKCNGMGHYSRDCPNQRTFTTRDDHDEPKYDTEEDEGDTKLDQEELVYPDQGEALVVHRALNAIPVPTTDEHAWLRNNIFRTRVTTEGKVCNMIIDGGSCENMVSNEMVEKLGLKAEDHPEPYQLTWLKKGNRIKVTKRCLVRFSIGKKYKDEVWCEVIPMDVCHLLLGRPWKFDRRTKHDGNTGPLGSSATTTRSDYTLILSRSEFEHTVKLAPLIFALVVAETNEVADKVPDQVKPLLWEFADVIPEEIPPGLPIMRDVQHCIDLIPGSSIPNKPAYRMNPAEYEEL